The Aspergillus fumigatus Af293 chromosome 3, whole genome shotgun sequence region TCTCTCCACCGACCTTCGGTCCTCTATAAGTAAATAGACAACACAGTCTCTTAGTGTAAGTAAGCTATGACGAGAAATATAGAAGGGCAGGGACATAAACTGACCTTCTCGTTGGATTGTCGTTGATCCCTGCTGCTCTTTACCGGCACAACATTGCACTTCGCTCTAAGATATGTCCGCCCAATTTCTGCTGGGATTGTCGCACGAAAAGCAGATTTCCATGGTACTAGAGGGGTACCGGTTCCTTAATAAACATCGACCATTCTTACTCAAGCCTCCATCTTGAAGACACGGTACACCTCACCTCAGCTGACGATATTTGCATCGATCCCTTGTCCATCGCAGACCACCAATAGCAATGAATATGAGAAGGTCGGTCCCGGCACTACATAGTAACTTGCCCCTGGAAAGCACATTATCTCCTCGTATAAGCCCAATAATCCTCCAGGTAAAGGACTAGTGGTCGGTTTGTGGTGCTTAATAATTCCGTCGGCCTTCGGGTGTTGAAGGCAGCCAGTTGTTCCCGCTGAATAAGCGATGTCCTTCACGTGAAAGGGTCGTAAACCAGCCAATGGGTGACACGGGATAGCCCCAGTTGCACCTTTTATGAGATAAGCTTGCAGCCTTGAAGAATCAGCTAAGATCCTTGTTTGGTTTCTAAGCATTAATAATTAAACAACTAATGATAGAACGCTTGGCGAACACCCGTTGCGGTTACGCAGAACAAGATGAAGGTATTAATACAAGACCACCAACTAGAAATGGGCGAACCACcaagaagatcgaagagGAGACTCGACCACCATGACATCAACCAAAACGACTGTTGTGATAATTGGTGCTTCCTTTGCCGGGGCGCCAATTGCGCATTCTCTCCTCAAGGATGTCAAAACAGTCAGGGTTATTCTGATCAACCCCTCTCCGACATTTTACTTTTGCATTGCCGGCCCCCGAATTGTGGCCAAACCCACAGCCTTCCGACCAGAGCAATACTTGATCCCAATTGAGTCGGCATTTAAAAAGTATCCCTCGGGGTCTTTCGAGTTCATTCAGGGACGCGCAACGGCCATTAATCCGGAAGATAAATCCGTCATTGTTGACGGTCAAACGACCATCCAATTCGACTACTTGGTCATTGCTGCAGGGAGTACCACACCGTCAACGACCCGCAGCgacatccccatcccctTCAAGCAATCCAACGCCGATAATATGGAAACACTCATCAAGAACGCGCAACAGGCTATCTCAGCAGCCTCGCAGATTGTCATAGCTGGTGCAGGTCCTATCGGCGTCGAACTCGCCGGGGAAGTCGCCGAAGCCGCGCAAAAACAGGGGAAATCAGTCAAGATTACTCTCGTCTCTGCTTCGGATCGAGTATTACCGATGCTCAAAACGTCAGGCAGTAAAGCTGCGGAAACCCTACTTACCCAGAAAAATGTGACGATCATCTCGTCGTGCAAAGTCACAGATGCGGTTCTGTCCACTAATGGAACGTGGAACCTATCTCTCAGTAACGGAAAGCAGCTCAGCGCCGATTTGTACATCCCTACAACGGGTACCCTACCCAACAGCAGCTTTGTCCCTCAGCAATGGCTGGACACTCACGGCTGGGTGAAAGTGAACCAAGAGCTTCGTGTACAAGGCGGACAGAATGCGCCCTTACCTGTCTATGCGGCAGGCGATATAACCAACAATTCGATGCGCCTTTCATTCAAGGCTACTGAGCAGGCTGCGGTTGTTGCTGCAAACATAAAGAACGACATTCTTGGCTCAAAGTATAAGAGGCGGGTGtatgatgaaggagatagCATCATGATGATGGTCCCCGTTGGGGCGTCAGGTGGAACGGGGCAGCTGTTCGGCATGACACCGTGGAGTTTCATGGTTAAGGCGATCAAGGGAAAGGACTTTTTTGTCTCCAAAGCGCCTTCCTTCATTGCGGCAAGTTAATGGCAGACTGGTTGAAGCTCTCTGTAGCCGACTCCGATGTCCCTTTAAAGAGCTGTTTGATTTGATATTCCCCTTGAAGCTTGATGACCCAGGATTCTATTGATCGATAGCTATGCGTTCGTTGCTTTGATATAGATTAATATATATTAGATGAAGAACTAGACACAGTATAGAAGAGCTAGAAGAACCATGCTGGAGACTGGGATTGTTATTATTGGTAATGATCTTTCCCATTTAACTTGAGCATGGCTCATTATGCTGATATGCAAAAAATACATACCACCAACTCCAATACAACTCAATCGCATCACATAATCTCACAGTGACAATGTTTGTATCTATGTATGTCAATATCTCTAACAATGCTTGGATACTGACAAGCGTAAGACTGCGTATCACTGCTGCCGTCCTTCATCCTGTTTCCGCGACTCAGTAGGTTGAAGACAGAACCACGAGACCACCCTTTGTTGGTGCCAGTGTGCTGTAAGATCCCTGGAGTGGACTTGAGGAGGTGGACCAAGTTCGGTAGCTACCTTGTCTTATCTAGATTCCTTGACTTGTACTAGGCACACTCATCATCATAGTGTTCAACTCAAACGAAAAGGTCTCAACCCAGACTTCAAGACTTCTACCAACAATGTTGTCAAACAAGGCCGCCTTAAGCAAAGTAACTCACATAAATCTGACGAACTGAAGTCAGACTCTTAGGTAAGTAGCAAGCCTTGCCAACGTGAGACTAAGGAATATTCCTAAAGAAGCTCTAGGAAGCTACAGTGTTCCAATGAAAGACAAGAGATATCGACAGAGAGGCGTCAGACACGCCAAGGGATCCAGCTCTGAGAACTCTAGTCGGTTGGACACGCTTGTCACTTCCATCCACACAGAATTGTATCACAGGCCAGAGTACGAGATGACAGTGAACGTCTGTTTCGCCCTCCCAATACAGGAGCTCATTTCTGTGGTGGATGCATCGTCGTTGACTGTGTGCATCATCGAACGTCTCAGATTACGCCTACCTGCAGCGACACCTCATACACCGCTATAACCAAGGGGGTTGTAAGGTCCAATTCGGAGAAACAAATTCGGCAATTCTGTAGGTAAGCCCAACTGCACGCAGTGATCAGAAAACTAGACGTTACCATTTTGGCAAACATCTAAGGCAATGAACATCTCCGCTAGCGAGCATTGGCGACATACAGCACTGGTCTATGCCGTCCGTGGCATCGCCCTGCCGCTTGGCCACAGTCGCCAGCAAGTCTATTCCTCTGCCGCTCTTGTCTCCCTTATACCAAACCCCGGAATTGACCTGAGAGGATGTGGCTAGCAGGCGCCTATGTTAAACGTTGCAAAATTTCGCTAAATCAAAATCTTACGCGATTGCCCGATGGGAGGGCCCGAAGACAACCACATGAGGAGAAGACCAGATACATACGGGAACCCCTTCCGTTTGTGAGGAAGGTGACAGCCCTTTGCTTGGGTTTCCAGACCTTGTTGTAGACTTGCATTCTTTCTAAGTTAATGTCGATGGAACGTGCTGGGTTGCTGAACGTTACATAGCAAGAAGAGACTTTGAGAAGATTACAGATGCACATACCTGTTGAACAGGGACCAACCGTAAATAGCCACTTTGTaaaggaagatgagaagcaCAATCATTGGACATCCATATGATCAGAAGTCATGTGGGAACCATTTGTTACCCAAAACCATACAGTGGACAAAACCCCGAAAGATCAAAAACAACAAGTTCAAGGCGCATCAGAGATCTtttcaatctccttcttgccaaATAGTTCggtatcatcatcctcctcaaatggctcaaagtcctccagaGGAAAGCCACTAGTGTTGCCTCCTGTCTTGCTAGCCATCCACTGCATGAAGAGagtcgtcgaggagctcaaTGTCTCAGGCGTAGAGAAGTCGTACAGCCTTGACTTGCGAATCACCAGTTTGTCGCCATTAAAATACGCTTGTATGATCCTTGCTTTGGAGTCCGACATGACTGAGAACATGAGAACCCGACACCAAGAGCAATCATTCATCAGCGACTGACGCTCTCCAAACCGAATCACGCTGGATCAAATTGTACTTACCGGTATGACTACTTCATCCTGAAAACACTCGAGCTCAAAACGAGTAATCGTTGTGGCCAAAATGGTGAGGATTTCACCTCTGAAAACTTCATCACTACCTTTGGACCTGTGGTCAAGGATACACATAAGGTGTGGAAGAGAGGTGGTTTTTGCCGTCCACCAAGCTGCGGGCCTGTGAGAGGGCTGAAAGCAAACGCCAGGTTCGAAGTATTCCTGCATAAACTCAGAGTATGCGCTGCTAGAAATCGAATACGTTAGTGAAACACTCCAGATACTCTAGACGAAGAGAGGTACGTACTGTTTTCTCCACACTGTGATGTCGATCAACCGTCCTGGGCCATCAGGGATTCCGCTTCTGCGAAAGCACTCAAAATGCCAGATAAGACGGAAGTACGGTGCTCGCGACTCGAAGCCATTCTTCGTACGATCAAATATGTCTTCATGGGCCTCATAGTCCCTTTTGGTTTCCTCATCTGGCGTCACAATTCGATGCTCCATGAGGGTCTCGAGAGGAAAGGGGACAAAGAAGTTCGGAACGTCAATTCCGTTCTCGCACTCCCCGTCATCGCCAAGATCCAAAGTTTCACAGCGGATCTTCAACTTGTTGTAAGCGGTGGGATCAACCAACGGTTTGTCGAACTCATAGGCCTTCTCATAAAGGCTGTCAAGGTGTTC contains the following coding sequences:
- a CDS encoding NAD(P)/FAD-dependent oxidoreductase, whose protein sequence is MTSTKTTVVIIGASFAGAPIAHSLLKDVKTVRVILINPSPTFYFCIAGPRIVAKPTAFRPEQYLIPIESAFKKYPSGSFEFIQGRATAINPEDKSVIVDGQTTIQFDYLVIAAGSTTPSTTRSDIPIPFKQSNADNMETLIKNAQQAISAASQIVIAGAGPIGVELAGEVAEAAQKQGKSVKITLVSASDRVLPMLKTSGSKAAETLLTQKNVTIISSCKVTDAVLSTNGTWNLSLSNGKQLSADLYIPTTGTLPNSSFVPQQWLDTHGWVKVNQELRVQGGQNAPLPVYAAGDITNNSMRLSFKATEQAAVVAANIKNDILGSKYKRRVYDEGDSIMMMVPVGASGGTGQLFGMTPWSFMVKAIKGKDFFVSKAPSFIAAS